A single region of the Octopus bimaculoides isolate UCB-OBI-ISO-001 chromosome 6, ASM119413v2, whole genome shotgun sequence genome encodes:
- the LOC106875140 gene encoding uncharacterized protein LOC106875140, whose amino-acid sequence MGNYFSRMGCCHADDDERGDFSKAAAKPLEEKTPIAASLKPHDLHIIERQPESSNEEKTHSFEKINVLLASPTKICAHSNKNSNANPLIHPVYTKPPTAIAGYSEDPMIKELKERFKNRSLSKHMSIEDGSPDINDRQPILSKKCGGTPLKAYVSYTTEQLDQPDFIREKIPNDEFCTRFAREETPPFIEVRLSPVIELTPTVAKIIETKPEVSQNCVCLEQPKRLNTANVDPPEEIHESVLVDIANGSVLDSLRNQSFNVKEDETNDKPKVLDYINEGFKHSSGSLHKEEKTIIERDSNGGYKVFKECIVSTLVHNNEAFTDSSQSLTDKWDMTPGYDDYPYHKSANNRSEPKFQISTDSSYTALDEDKMVQVRVVDNPLSEESYDLCSFEGYHNVPEKQQLLPQDSRTYLWEDDDEHDADDEETFLESTPPIQSKRNCQLSTDSETVCSTDLFLPDSDSSHDSPTPENKLMEFSSPTNISDFADKTVSTCIDNAQKCISQNETTQESFREYPLKSFGKYILDKKVSFEDELVNNNASTNFDTTSDSVDLPPEEQIQRETSFENDAPSFSPSECSSSTFPYDNDGDVEKTQDDRKDSQNGNHLNRATPDNNDQQENENDNEFPSPPEEFLEFRELLEKEGFSKEEFMSVSETGGELLDLHEENIYFQRDGSHSLDISEDTNLLANLNESHFLEEAISHSSGYDDRSVENERISLLDNNEHLLASYDSDSFQHGGHVSYDNDLLDQSITSDYYSSGDRDQHFSEFSQFSLKGNEKRFAVLEGSSGHSSQDEVTEGDVKTGTTHSSFKKKPQTPHSAPIINRSGSFEFEDIAKDLSTFKRDISLNSDTDASCSSPVSDVRVDLLSKVRHPSSQKQNNSNNESKTETKLPRMMSHELECFSLSDPEEKKMILEPDFGYPITKTDALQRQESEPEKGPTKEISEAKSDIELPSDETTDNIKHEFTEENIVASSRDSTSDPSCIQLQDPTTESTLSENKDKEAEDSSCSIDKSSKIKEVLETKEILAKSLKENENQIETDDNEPLPSPKLRRQSTLKTSEMFSMALMEELQEELSSDAQADRSKCSISSDIPKIVMTSPNGSTTSSSSPRSSQIDLSSSTDKEAPATQQIFSLRFRQPAADYVTFRNRLETTYVSLENVLLRNNIILGTVKIKPMGNKKSVFLRCSFNLWETAVDIPATHTPSSFPNQYETFSFALTMPVSFEEIMHVVFAVCYKSDDQTYWDNNDNKNYEIVSTHTIQQEMLSKFRSSETEAVLPKCYPSVLKKGVTSFSGNSSWDVASSIKETKHIRKSAICLNVSKPAADYVTFKSRLERDFVALEHVFNKDFMLTGSIKVKNLNVKKTVFIRCSFDGWKTCIDVPASLSNTEYTYPYETYTFEMNVPTVFNTKMQFAVCYQAGDNVFWDNNGDKNYQICFFDMYAKMQVDPWKGQ is encoded by the coding sequence atggGGAATTATTTCTCTCGTATGGGATGTTGTCATGCTGATGACGATGAACGCGGTGACTTTTCAAAAGCAGCGGCGAAGCCCCTGGAGGAGAAGACACCGATCGCTGCTTCGTTAAAACCCCACGATCTCCATATTATTGAAAGACAGCCTGAATCGAGTAATGAAGAAAAGACGCACAGTTTTGAGAAAATTAACGTGCTCCTTGCTTCGCCGACAAAAATTTGTGCACATTCTAATAAAAACTCCAATGCAAATCCACTAATTCATCCGGTCTACACGAAACCTCCAACTGCTATTGCAGGATATAGCGAGGATCCTATgataaaagaactgaaagaacGATTTAAAAACAGATCTCTTTCCAAGCACATGTCCATCGAGGATGGCAGCCCTGATATCAATGACCGTCAACCAATCCTTTCGAAAAAGTGTGGTGGAACACCATTGAAAGCTTATGTATCTTATACAACTGAACAATTAGACCAACCAGATTTCATTAGAGAAAAGATACCAAATGATGAATTTTGTACCCGTTTTGCCAGAGAGGAGACCCCTCCTTTTATCGAAGTAAGGTTGTCACCTGTTATTGAACTTACTCCCACAGTTGCTAAAATAATAGAAACGAAGCCGGAAGTCTCACAAAACTGTGTCTGTTTAGAACAGCCCAAACGTCTCAACACTGCCAATGTTGATCCACCAGAGGAGATTCATGAATCAGTCCTTGTTGACATTGCAAACGGAAGTGTCCTGGATAGTCTCCGAAATCAATCTTTCAATGTTAAAGAAGACGAAACCAATGATAAACCCAAGGTATTAGATTATATTAACGAGGGTTTTAAACATAGCTCTGGCTCACTGCATAAAGAAGAGAAGACAATTATTGAAAGAGATTCAAATGGAGGTTATAAGGTTTTCAAGGAATGCATTGTTTCTACTTTGGTACACAACAATGAAGCATTTACAGACAGTTCTCAGTCCCTGACAGATAAATGGGATATGACTCCAGGTTATGATGATTATCCATATCACAAATCAGCTAATAATAGAAGCGAACCAAAATTCCAAATCAGCACAGACAGTTCTTATACAGCATTAGATGAAGACAAAATGGTCCAAGTGCGTGTTGTGGACAATCCACTTTCAGAGGAATCTTATGATCTTTGTTCTTTTGAAGGCTATCATAATGTCCCAGAAAAACAACAATTACTTCCTCAAGACTCACGTACTTACCTttgggaagatgatgatgaacatgatgctgatgatgaagaaaCATTCCTTGAGTCTACACCACCTatacaaagtaaaagaaattgcCAGCTATCTACTGATTCAGAAACTGTGTGTTCTACAGACCTTTTCCTTCCTGATTCTGACAGTTCCCATGATTCCCCGACACCAGAGAATAAATTGATGGAATTTTCTTCTCCCACAAATATATCAGATTTTGCAGATAAGACTGTGTCAACCTGCATTGACAATGCTCAAAAATGTATTTCTCAAAATGAAACAACCCAAGAAAGTTTCAGAGAATATCCACTGAAATCCTTTGGAAAATATATTCTTGATAAAAAAGTGTCATTTGAAGATGAACTAGTAAATAATAATGCTTCTACTAATTTTGACACCACATCTGATTCAGTTGACCTGCCCCCCGAAGAACAGATCCAGAGAGAGACATCATTTGAAAATGATGCCCCATCTTTTTCACCCAGTGAATGCTCTTCTTCTACATTTCCATATGATAATGATGGAGATGTAGAAAAAACACAGGATGACAGAAAAGATAGTCAAAATGGAAACCATTTAAACAGAGCTACACCGGATAATAACGATCAGCAAGAAAATGAAAACGATAACGAATTTCCGTCCCCTCCTGAGGAATTTCTTGAATTTCGAGAACTTCTTGAAAAAGAAGGATTCAGCAAGGAAGAATTTATGAGTGTCAGTGAAACAGGAGGTGAATTATTGGATCtgcatgaagaaaatatttatttccagagAGATGGTTCTCATTCTTTAGATATTAGTGAAGATACTAATTTGCTTGCAAATCTGAATGAGTCGCATTTCCTGGAAGAAGCAATATCTCATTCATCTGGTTACGATGATCGTTCCGTAGAGAATGAGCGAATTTCCCTCCTAGACAACAATGAACACCTTCTTGCATCTTATGACAGTGATTCCTTCCAGCATGGAGGACATGTTTCATATGATAATGATTTATTAGATCAATCAATTACAAGTGATTATTATTCATCTGGTGATAGAGATCaacatttttctgaattttctcagTTCTCTTTGAAAGGCAATGAAAAAAGATTTGCAGTTTTAGAAGGATCCAGTGGTCACAGTAGCCAAGACGAGGTAACAGAGGGTGATGTTAAAACTGGCACAACACATTCatcatttaaaaagaaacctCAAACACCACACTCAGCTCCAATAATTAACAGGAGTGGATCCTTTGAATTTGAAGACATTGCTAAAGATTTATCGACATTTAAAAGAGACATTTCCCTCAATAGTGATACTGATGCCTCATGTTCATCACCTGTATCAGACGTAAGAGTTGATTTGTTGAGTAAAGTCAGGCACCCTTCATCtcagaaacaaaataattcaaataatgaaagcaaaactGAAACCAAATTACCTCGAATGATGTCACATGAACTTGAATGTTTCAGCTTAAGTGAtcctgaagagaaaaaaatgatactTGAACCTGATTTTGGTTATCCTATTACCAAAACTGATGCATTACAAAGGCAAGAATCAGAGCCAGAGAAAGGACCAACAAAAGAAATTTCTGAAGCAAAGTCTGACATTGAATTACCAAGCGATGAAACCACAGACAATATCAAACATGAATTTACTGAAGAAAATATTGTAGCTTCATCAAGGGATTCTACCAGTGATCCTTCATGTATACAACTTCAGGATCCAACAACTGAAAGCACACTGtcagaaaacaaagacaaagaggCTGAAGACAGTAGTTGTTCAATAGATAAAAGTTCCAAAATTAAAGAGGttttagaaacaaaagaaattcttgctaaatctttgaaagaaaatgaaaatcaaattgaaactGATGACAATGAACCTTTGCCATCACCAAAGCTTAGACGTCAGTCAACCTTGAAAACTAGTGAAATGTTTTCGATGGCTTTGATGGAGGAATTACAGGAAGAACTCAGCTCAGATGCTCAAGCAGATCGATCCAAATGTTCCATCAGTTCAGATATTCCAAAGATTGTAATGACATCACCAAATGGatccacaacatcatcatcatcacctagaAGTTCTCAGATAGATTTGTCCAGTTCAACTGATAAAGAGGCGCCGGCAACTCAACAAATCTTTTCTCTACGCTTCCGTCAACCAGCTGCTGACTATGTCACATTTCGCAACAGACTTGAAACGACATATGTTTCACTTGAAAATGTTCTCCTTCGAAATAACATAATTCTTGGAACTGTGAAAATAAAACCAATGGGGAATAAGAAATCTGTTTTTCTCCGTTGCTCATTTAATCTTTGGGAGACAGCCGTAGATATTCCTGCCACACATACTCCTAGCAGCTTCCCGAATCAATATGAAACTTTTAGCTTTGCCTTAACCATGCCAGTGTCCTTCGAAGAAATCATGCATGTTGTTTTTGCAGTTTGCTACAAAAGTGATGATCAGACTTATTgggacaacaatgacaataaaaactATGAAATAGTATCAACCCATACTATTCAGCAAGAAATGCTTTCCAAATTCCGTTCAAGTGAAACTGAAGCTGTGTTACCAAAATGCTACCCAAGTGTGTTGAAGAAAGGTGTGACATCTTTCTCAGGTAATTCCTCTTGGGATGTGGCTTCATCTATAAAAGAAACCAAACATATTAGAAAATCAGCTATTTGCTTGAATGTTTCTAAACCTGCTGCTGATTATGTCACTTTTAAAAGCCGCCTTGAGAGAGACTTTGTAGCTTTAGAACACGTTTTTAATAAGGACTTCATGTTAACTGGTAGCATcaaagttaaaaatttaaatgtaaagaaaACCGTATTTATACGGTGCAGTTTTGATGGATGGAAGACTTGCATAGATGTACCTGCTAGCTTGTCTAATACAgaatacacatatccatatgaaACGTACACCTTTGAAATGAATGTACCGACAGTTTTTAATACTAAAATGCAGTTTGCGGTTTGTTATCAAGCTGGTGATAATGTCTTTTGGGACAATAACGGTGATAAAAACTATCAAATTTGTTTTTTCGATATGTATGCTAAAATGCAAGTTGACCCCTGGAAAGGACAGTAg